From a region of the Podarcis muralis chromosome 16, rPodMur119.hap1.1, whole genome shotgun sequence genome:
- the CLDN5 gene encoding claudin-5, whose amino-acid sequence MASAALQILGLSLSLLGWLGAIVVAGLPMWQVSAFIENNIVVAQSTWEGLWMNCVVQSTGQMQCKVHDSILALSPETQAGRALMVIGALLGLVALLVTVVGAQCTNCVRPGKAKDLIAAVGGGLFVACGLLVLIPPCWYANIVIGNFYDPSVPSSRKREMGAALYLGWAAAALLMVGGSLICCSCARKGDPSAFPVKYSAPRRPATNAATSNGEYDKKNYV is encoded by the coding sequence ATGGCGTCCGCCGCGCTGCAGATCCTGGGCTTGTCGCTGTCGCTGCTGGGCTGGCTGGGGGCCATCGTGGTGGCCGGATTGCCCATGTGGCAGGTCTCTGCCTTCATCGAGAACAACATCGTGGTGGCGCAGAGCACCTGGGAGGGCCTGTGGATGAACTGCGTGGTGCAGAGCACGGGCCAGATGCAGTGCAAGGTGCACGACTCCATCCTGGCGCTCAGCCCGGAGACGCAGGCCGGCCGGGCGCTGATGGTCATCGGGGCGCTGCTGGGGCTGGTGGCGCTGCTGGTGACGGTGGTGGGCGCGCAGTGCACCAACTGCGTGCGCCCCGGCAAAGCCAAGGACCTGATCGCGGCGGTGGGCGGCGGCCTCTTCGTGGCCTGCGGCCTGCTGGTGCTCATTCCGCCCTGCTGGTACGCCAACATCGTCATCGGCAACTTCTACGACCCCTCGGTGCCGTCGTCGCGCAAGCGGGAGATGGGCGCGGCGCTGTACCTCGGCTGGGCCGCCGCCGCCCTCTTGATGGTGGGCGGCTCGCTCATCTGCTGCTCCTGCGCCCGCAAGGGAGACCCCTCGGCTTTCCCCGTCAAGTACTCGGCTCCCAGGAGGCCCGCCACCAACGCCGCCACTTCCAACGGGGAGTACGACAAGAAGAACTACGTCTGA